TAAATGTTTCCAGCTCGCTAGGAAACCTGCCAACCTCCGTCAAGTCAGAGGACCAGTTGCAAGCAAATTGAAAATCGTTCAAAAAGCCATCCGGGAAGGTGTCACATGCATCAACCCCCGGAACGCAAGCGGAGATACTCGGCGCTCCGATTTCGCAGGTAGCGTTCACGCGCTCGGCTGCCGCTGGTAATGAAAGAGCGTACCCTGTGTAAATTTCGTTGAAAGCAGCAATTTCTTCGGGTTCAAAAAATCGCTCCGTTGGAATGATATAGATTTGCTTGTATTCTTGTCGAACAAAAAGCTGACGCGCAATCGAAGGGGCTGACGACGGACTGTTGGAAGGTGTCACGGTCGGTTCTCCCGTAGGAGCTTCGCTAACCGTGGGTCTaggagaaatagtcggcaGCGGCGAAGGAATCGACGAAGGTAGTGTCGACGGCTGTGGTGACACGGTCGGGAGATCTGTCGGAGCGGCAGACACAGATGGCGCCTGACTCACTGTAGGAAAAGAGGTCGGCGGTAAAGTCGGCGCGGGAGGCACGGATGGGACAGCCACGGACACGGGAGCGCGGGTCAACTGTCCACGCGTTGCAGTCAACAGACCGGCCAGTAGGAGAAGCAGATTACGCCGCGTTTCGTCCCATACAGAACGACGTcgacgtttccaaaatagGCGTTGAGATCTACGGGTCCTTATTGGAGGAACTACAACGCATTCTGCTGCGGTGTGTGCCATCCGCAAAGTCTTTTTGCGCTCCGCCGGAATCCCCTCGCGGGTTTCCCGCTTGCGCTTCATTCGCCCGCAGGTATGTGCTTCTGCTTCAAGTATTCCTGTAGAGACTCGTGTTACTTGTGAAGGATCCATGCATCTCGTTCGAAAACAGTCACTACGAGCGAAAGGAGGCAAACCGGTGGTTGGCTCCATCTTTGAATGACAGCAACGGCACGTTTTATCGTACGGACTTGCGACACACGTGTCCCGGTATCGGAGAAAGACTACATTTCTACAGCTCTTAATCCGGAGGTTTTCCCAAAGGTTCCGCCAGCAATACCTTAGACTGACACTCAATTTtaaatatatatattttaGTTAAGGAAACAGAGATTATATTaaaattccaaaaaaatAGAACAATTATCTTTTATAATAAGTAAAAGCACTCGACTAATATTTTCTAATGCCCGTATCGAAGTACGACTTGATTTTTTGATAACATACTCATTCAAGTGCCGCGCCAACCAAACACGCAAAAATGTCTAGGAGAATGAAAATAGTGTATCGTCGTGCGTTACGCTTCTCATCATCGCTTTACCCCCCTGCTGGCACTGTCTATTGTTGCCATTTACTCCCCAAATCACTGCACAGCTATGCCAATGAGCAGCGCTTCCTTGTGGGACAGGACGATACCATTAACAGTAACTCTAACGTAAATAACATTAAAAGTAGAGCCCATCATATACAATCGTAAAAACTGTTCCTCATCGTGATCAATAGCGTATAGATCTGCGACGTTATGTAGCGGATTTGAGGAACCAGTTCTCCAGCGCCGTTGCCGTTCGGGGCATGCCAGCTTCGACACCAACCGCCGATTGGCTCGTCTTCATTGCAGAATTCAAATTAAAAGTGGCATTCTTTTCCGGAACAGGTACCTCCACGAATCCACCCGCTCCGCCCTCTTGCATCGGCGTGGGGTGATGAATCATCCGCCCATCTCGTCCCCACATACCCTGGCGTCCTCCATACTCCCCAAACGTTGCATTGCGGGGACCAGATCCAAAGTCTCCAGCATGTGGTCGTCCAAACGATCGGAAGCTCTTCAGCTTCGAAACGGTTGCGGCTTGCGACAGTCGAGCCTTCTTTGGACTAGGATCTAGGCTTGAATTTAACTTCGGTAATGTAGCAGGCGTGTCCCATTTGACCGAGCGGACCCTTTGCGGCTGTGGTGGCCGTGTAGGTTCAGCCTTCTTTCCATGAAGTACACCGTTTAAGCGCAAAGCCGATGAACGCGCTTTCTGTAGTCGCATGGTTTGGTCCTCGTACTGTGAAGTCGTGGAACTACCAAGATTTAACGCGCTACGGAAGCCAGCGAGACTAGTTGAAGTCAGAATGGAAGGGTTAGAGCCTTCCGATGCGGGTTCGGTTCTTGTTCCTTTGGAAACGACGTCCTTCGGGGACCCAGATGCTTTCGACACGACACCGAGAGGTAGAGGCGTGTGAGTTGCATTGGCAACAGTCTTAAAAATAATCAGTCTTGCTTGATCAACCATAGCCTTGAGCATGATATCAGTATCTAGCCGTACATCGACCTTTTGTAGGTCTTCAATGTCGGTTATGCTGTTATTCCCAAAATAAGCTATCATAAACAAAAGTTCAAGCAATGAGTAAAGACAATACAACAGCTTCTTATCGATTCGAACATCAACCTACCCGACATAGTCCCGGGAGCCCGAAGAACAACAGTTTCTTGTTTGCCCTGTAAAGTAAGAGAAATCTTGGTCTCAAAAAGAAGGGGAAGAATCACATCGGCTTCCTTTGGATGGCATGCAGCGGAATCGGGCATAGGGAGGGTCTGCAACGTTGTTTCAGCGGCGTCGACAGCAACATTCGCCGAAAGTATCCGAAGCAGCCGTGTCCGGCTTTCAGAGTCACCCGTAGAAAGAGAGTGTcggagaagcaaaagcgtCCAAGACCGCAGTCGGGAATCCATTAGAAACGAAAATGAGTCGGATACATTGGTCGCCATTGCCTCCGGCGCGTATACTAGTGTGGACTTTGTCCATGAAGTCAACTTCCCTAAATGCTTTTCTGCCTGATGCTCTAAAATCGAAGCGTCGTCTACCGCTTTAACGAGAACAGAAGCAGCCATGAGCGGCTTGTTGGGGACGTTTTCGACTGCATCTGTGGACGCTTCTCCCGAGGAATGCTCCGGAACCCTAGGGCCGGGTTCACCAACGTCCGGCAAAGGATTGCCTACCTGATCGTTCTCTATGCCTACTCTACAATCGAGCGAAGGGAGTGTCAATACCACATCATGGTCTGTGACAGCCTCGGAAAATAAGAGGGCCAGCTCCCTAGGCCGGACGGCAGTGCGAGCCAACGACGATGTCGTTGTTCCCAGCAGCCTGGCGCACTCAACCACCGTTTTCTCTTGATCCTTAGAGAGTGAACGTGATGCAGGCATAGAGCTCTCCTGCGGCACTACTTCTTGACTTTTTGGCTTCGGAGCGTCCATTGGTTAGAATGGTGCAGGCagagctaacagtaaactgaACTGAGAGGTGGACGTACTTGGAGAGATCGCCCGCTGCCGGTAGGCTGTAAAAATTTAGCTGTGAGCTTTCGTGAAGTTCGGATGACAGTCGTCACCTAAGGAATCGCGGTGGTCTGCGGTGGCTGTAACTTCTACGTGCGAGGTCCAAAGGATAAAAAATCCACAGGAATTTCGGCCACTAGAATACATATGCTTACTGATAGCTGATAGCCCAAATGACTGCCATTTCTAATATATTCAGTCAGaaatgtcggaaaaagtaAAAAGCAGTATTTAAATGAAGTGTAGGAAGTTGCAAATTCTGGGAGACAGAATAAGGCATCTAGAATCCAATCATTCTTCAGTGAAATTATTGCCTACTTTACAGCATATTGGTTGTTGCTATGATCTCAATGACCATAGCAATCTTCCATCTACTTCGTGTCCCATACCTTACAGTGGAAATTGCTGTAGCACTACACTGTATGCAGACTCCATCAATAAAGAGGATTCTAGTATAATATACCGTCTCAATCGCATAAACTTTCGATCCTAAATGGGGTATATTTTTACAACATTCACTCTAGTCAGTCCTCCATAAGCTTCGCAGATTCTCCAAACAAGAGCGTATCTGGTTCAAGTGGCATATACATCATCATGAAGATACTCGAGAACAGAATAAGGGTCAGACCTACCGATGTCCACAGCACAACGTTGAAGTACTGAATTTGAAACATGGTTTTGTAAGGCGTGACCCATTCGCCGTATGCATTGTAGTAACCATAACCGTAGTAGCCAGCGAACTGCCCAGAACTTCCATCTCCGTTCGCGTTGTCGGCTCCTCCTTCGCCACCGCCTTGCTCTCCACCTTCTTGaccttcttcttctccaCCACCTTCCAGGCGACGGTGACTGGAAGCGCCAGTATCTTCGCTCTCTTCAACAACAAGATTAACTACGATAGTCTGTCCACTAGCTTTGGCTTGCtcgtccatttccaaaagagcaaCGCTAATCTGTTGATCCAACGCACTAGCTCTTGGCGTATCCACAACAATTTTCATTCCCGATATACCCGATATTTTGGCATGCTTCTCGAGTAGATCGATGCTCAGGGAttcagcttcttccaattgATCGAGATGGGACAAAAGTGCGTGGCAGTGGTGGCCAGAGATCTCCATGTGTCCTACAACGCCGTTCTTGGATTCATCGGAAACAAGCCCAGCGACCAAAGGCATTGTGCTAAGGTCAACACCGCTTCCAGACACTCCTATCACAACACTGGAGTCAGCTTTGCGAAACAAATCCGGAACAACAGTCATTCCCGGATGTTGTAGACGACGGCGACCCGATCCGTGCAGGGCATTCCAGAACGAAGCCACGCCATCGACCGAAGACTCGATGCTTTTGGCGGTGGTGCGGCGGACAGTTCCACCTTTTCCGAGCTCAATAACTGCGACTTTGGTGGCCGCATCGACCACGAACacaattgaagcaaaagTCAGAAAAAAGAGAGACTTCATCATGGTATACGATGGTTCTGACTATGATACTGCATTTCTTATTTCCTGCTGCTTCCTTCTCGCTGCTGCCGCGAAAGCGAACGGAGACAAAAAAGCGAGCCGGTCGGAAAGAACAAACCAACAGTAAGGAACGCTCGCTCCCACACGGTCAAAGCATAAACGTGGGAAATTGTTAGCGATTCCACTTTCGACCGTATCCTTATTGTAGATGACTAGTCCGACTAAAAATGTTTTGGGACTCCCagtttacagtcaatacgtTCATGACAGTCAGTGGTTGGAAATAGTCGAACACTATCAACATTGTTTCTCAGAACTAAAGTCTGGCTTTAGAAAGGAAGACAATAGGATGAAAGATAACAACAGATCTAGCTTATCCAGAATCGAGCTTGTTTGGCACAGTTGAGGTAATTATTGATCGCAGTAAAATTGATTTGTCCCAGCGAATCTCGCAGTCCCATTCAACGATATTTCGCTAATCTCCGGCCGACAAAAAGCCAGGGAATCTCTCCGTACAGAGAATTTCCCGGTTGCTTGCACGTGCTTTTTAAAGCTCAAACTTTTTGGGCAGAAGAATAGGCTTCAGTGTCTCTGTCGTCTCCCCTCTCATAGGAGTGGAGTGTGATCCAGATCGCGGTCGAGTTGCCAGTTCATCACCATCCGATATACTCTGCGAGGCGTGCAACAAATATTTGTGTAAGGAAAGATTTAGAAGAATTTCACAAAGGAACAAGTGTGCAGTGCAACGATATCTCTTCATACTAATTCGAAGCAGACAGTAAGAAGAATCTCGAGCACAAGAACTGTTGTCGTCCGAATTCAATCACGCACCTTCTTGCGAGGAGTCGTCTGTGCTGATCCGAGCATCCTTTGGTCTTCCGAAGACAAGCGGCTCAGAGTATCATGTTGGAATTCCATAGTTCCTTCTAATTACAAGCGTTCACTGCGAATTGAGGTTTTTGCGTATATTTTTATGTAGTAAGTTCTTTTTTCCTAGCGGAGGCGTGGCGAGGCAAGGGTCGTGCGTGCTGGTTCTGTGAATTCACGAATGCGTAGCAAATGAATCGGTAACTGTAAGCGATACCAGACCAGACCACTTCGCGGAAAATCGTTGTATTGTAATGTATAAATAAATAACGTCTACGCCAAATAAGCGTTAACGAACGAGGTCCACACTTGGGGATTGGCTTGCTGTAAGATGGTATATTTAACGCTTTCAGCCAGcctcccccccccccctcccgtattgactgtgaacagcTCTACCTAAAATAAGTGTTGAGCTCTCTCTATTATCCCGTGGAGCGAGTTAGATGATGATTAACGCGGGTCGTTCACATTCAGCTTCCCTACACTGAGGTAAATTGACGAAAGAGTACATGGGGAATAACCGGCCAAATCGGCTTCATGAAAGTCCCACTTCGGAACGAAGGAACAAATTACGTTTACCTTGTTGCCAACAGTAAAATATTAGTATGTAAATCTTATTCTGAGACGTCAAATATAGCTGCATAGTCCCTtattccaaaacaaaatcgTGGGCCGAACGGGAAATGTGAGAAAAGGATTGCTATTTGTCCCACCCGGAAATAATCAATTGGGGCACATTGGACCTAGTTTTGCTCATGATCTTCTTTCGAAGACAAGCTCCCTGACTTCGCCTGCTTCTTCTGGCGTTTGCGCTCCTTCCACTCGGCAAAGCTACCGCTCGCAAATGTCTCGGATCCTCCTTCAGAGAGGGACTCTTCCTTGGTGATATCAAATgatcgtttctttttcacaATTCCGCCAACAAACACTCCGGTAGCCTTTGTTTTACTGTCCATCGGCTTCGAGTGCTTACTTCTGTCGCTGTGCTCATTCGCCGAAGCATCATTGGATGAGCCTGAGCCTGGATCGATCGTCGAGAACTTGGTAACCGGCAAATCtggattcttctttttcttggatTCAGTTTTGCTACCATTGTAGCTATTCTTTTTTCCCTTATCAGCAGCTGGGGTGCTTGGGAGGGGTGTTTCGAGATCACTGACAGCCAAAACTTCCATGAGCCATGACGACATAGAGCCTCCGTCTTTTGTAGCTGGGCGTGTTGCAAGTAGAGCTACCCAACGCTCGTGACGGTCCTTGCCGGTTTTATCGATGAGCTTTTTTGGCGACACAGGCTTCTGCATGGCACTATTAGTCTTCATCGTTTGATCTTTCTCCATCGTAGATCTGGACGACCGAACCCCAGCCGTTTTAGCGTCCGTTTCGATTGGCTGTTTATCATGAATGTCAGAGTCTGCACTATGCGACGAGATCCCATCAGCTTCAACAGCGTTATCGTATGGGGTAGAGATCTGGGCGGGAATGCCATTCTTCATGTCAGTGTGGTCGTCTTCGCCTCCAGAGTCGTCATCTGGGCCTTTTGGAATGTCTTCACCGCCATGTTTGTGCCGCTTGCGAAAGTTGCGTTTCGCAACTGGGACCTTGCAGTGTGAACAGTAGCGAAATTTGATTCCGGCATTGCGACAGGCGAAGTACGAGCAGATGAGCTCTTCGCCATGTTTGACGTTTTCGGGAATGACGAAATATGCTGTCTGAAAAAATTAAAATGCATCCCACAGTATAAAGTGTTAGGCAACAAACTTCAATGTGCATAATCATGGGCGTTTAAAAAGAGTGTACCTACCTTGAAGTTGTGATCCATTGGCATTCCCCTGGCGCGACATGGCACGATCACAGAGCCTGGagccttttccatttcatccTTGTTACTTGCTCCAGCCGGCAGAGCGGACAGGGCTGCTTCGCTGGTTACAGCAGCAGTAGAGGCTTTTTTCTTGTGTTGAACTTTGTGGTCCTGGCGGACCATTCTCTCCGACGGATCTTCGCGAAGCATACCGCTGGAGGCTTCTACAGGACGTCGACTCGACGATACCATCGGAGACTGCGAAGATGCGGCCAGTAGCTGCTGGCGACGCTCTTCAAGACGCTGCAAACCTTCAAGCTCCGACGCAAGAGCAGAGTTTGAGCCAGGGCCGCGTACTCCACCCATTCCTCCCAAAATGCCAGAAAGTCCGTTAAGAGCCCCCGAACGACTAAGTGCCAAGATTTCTGCATGAGACAACCGAggctgctgttgttgttggtggtggtgctgACGAAGCTGAGCCGCCGCGAGAGCAGAGCGCATATCTGCTGAATGATTGTTGTTGCCGCCACCGAGCCCCAAAAGCGAAGccagctgctgctgctgctgttgttgcccaCCATACTGGGAAAAGATGCCTTGGTCACGAAACTGCCCCAGCAGACCACCCGACATCGGAGCGCCGTAAGCGTTCTGAGCATGCTGTTGGAGGTAAAGCTGCTCTTCAAGCGAAAGTCCCGCGTCACCACCAAGACCGCGGAGGCGTAGCGTTTCGGCGAAACCTCGACCCTGCATTATACCACCGTCGCGTTGTTGCCCTCGCGGGGGCTCGTGATTGTCCGCGGCGTTCACGAGGAGCGAAAGGGGGGACTGATCGCTACCCTGGTTGGGTATAGATCCGTGTCGATTGTTCATATTGACACGATTTTTATTGTTATTGCTGCGCTACGAGAGGAATGGTGGTTGTCGTCGCCACACCTTTCGTGCCTTTTAATTTGCGAGAGGTATGCGTTGTGTGAAAGTCGAAAACagcgttcgagaatattgTGTAGAATTACCGTAGAATCTGACCACAAAACAATAAGTCCGCCCAGCAGCGCAAAAAAGCACAAGCCACTGACAGTCACTACCTTGTTCTACGAGATCTTTGGTGCTGTCGATGTTCTGGTTAGTGTAGATCCGTGACTACAAAACCTATCCTGTTCCTATCTTCGGTCACAATTGTGATAACTACTCTTAGTAGAATATAGGTAGGATGTCTGATTGTGTCCGATGTgattttggttttcttcACGTACGTTTGTCGTAACCCACAGAACAAGGCAGCTCGCTCGTTCATTTCGTGGACAGAATTTCCACGGTTCTTCGATTGTTTTGTGCAATCCACGACGAGGTCATCGAAAAATTTCGAATATAAAATCGAAGAACTGGTTATTCAGCTTTGCACAAAAGATCGGGAAATAAAAAATTCATATATGTGGACAAGACTGTTAGTTGTTGTGAATATGGAGTAGAAGCCAGTGATGACGTATGCATAGAAACTTCAAGAGTTGGGCATCCGAGTGACGTTCACTGTCATGGATTGTGGAAAGGTTGTGGTCACAACCCGTCACAACTCAACTCCCCACGAGCGCAGTAGAAATGCCGAAGACACGGACGGAATCTTCTGTGGCTGAGAATTCCTTGTACCTTTCGTGGCGCCGAAGCGTGTCGAGGACCGACGCTAACAGTCGGTAAAGTTCTGATGCCCTGCCAATTTGTATCGCATCCCAATCCAGTATCCCTCAAAcattctgactgtgaaaaaatACGGCGAGTACTATAATACTTGAAAATACCCTCCTGCATAAAAAGATCTTTATTGGGTATCCGATCGAGAAAGGCAGTCATTTAATCGTAAGTCCCTGTCCTAGATTGTTCGGTCGCGGGTCATGGCTACCCTTAGCTGATCCTCGGTGAGACCTGAGATATCTTTCGCGGCTTCCGAAAATTCTTCATCAGTAAACTTTTCACCATCAGCAAAGCGCTGGTCAAGATCTGCCAATGCCATCAATTCTTTATCAGAAAGCGACAATAGAGCAGCTTCAAGACTAGTCGGTTCTAGTTCAGATTTTTCACCGTCATTCTGCTTTGCTTCCATTTCAAGCGCGGCTTTAGTCTTCTGCTGTAAGCTTAGCATTTCCTGGCTGAATTGCTGTTCAAAATGCTCTACATTACCTTCTAGACGTTCGAGTACCCAATCGATGTCATCTTCCGAGTATCGACGATCGTAAGGGGTGTTGATGATGTCGCGATCGGCGACGGGATCCAAGCCCTTttcccattcttcgtcaCCATTATTCAACTTCATATTATCGTAATCTAAATCAGGACCCATCTCTTCCAGCGAGCGATCTTCCGCAGCCATTTCAACATCCGTTTCGGCGGATTTAGATTCGGCTTGCGCTGCGGCCAGCAGCCGAGCTTCTCGTTCTTCCTGCTTCTTTTCACGTTCCGTCCTCGTATCAGGTCTGGGGAATTTTCCGACGGGTTCGGGAAAGACAGTGATGAAAGTTTCGCGCAGAGTATCCCTCAAACCGATAGGCGACCCAAGAGTGGGACCTGAATATTTGCCCTCGCCGCTCTTTTCTTCTCCTGGCACCGACGCGTCCTTGtcgaacaagaaaaagcgTGTAGGGTCTTCCATAAGAAGCCGCGCcccttctttttccaagGCCATGTCGTCATTCAGAACTCTCATGCTGGGCACAGCCTCAGGTTTGGGAATTTCCCCTTCGCTGATCgtgttttcttcgtcgagcaTCGCCCGCTGCTTCTTCAGGAGCTCTGTGCGACCGGTAGAATGAACCATGGCGCGCAGTCGCGCCTTCTCTTCTAACTGCACTTGTTCTTCCACTCGCTCGGGCGTCCAGAACTTAGCGTCAACGTTCGCTTCTTCGTACGCCATCTCTTCCAACTCTTCGAGGAGAGCTGCACGCTGAGACTTGTATGTTCGATTCATATGCCAAGTGTGAGTTTCATATTGCCAAAAGTGAGAGTCGATACTGGGATTTGGTGCCCCTAAAACTCCTCCTGGTCTAGCCCACAGCAACTGCGTAGCCTCCGGTGTGAAACGCGCTTCCACCTCCTCCGGGCTTGTCAGCCACAAAGGAgcctcttcttccaattcatcAATAACGAACTGGCGAGCAGCCGAAAAGCGCTCATGCTTGGCATCTCTTTGCTGTTGCATTAGTCCGAGATGTTCGTTGAATTCTTTTTCCCGCTGTTCACATAGTTCCTGCTGGCGCAGTGCATTCTGGGCCGAGCGTATGTTCTTTTGTCTCTGTCGTTCTAAACGACGACGGGTTAGCTCGCGTTCCAAGGCTTCTTGCTCGGCTTTGTCCGCGGCCCGTTGTTGGGCAACTTCCCCGGCATAGCTGCTTCGAAGCAGCGAAACTTGGCGCTTGTAAGAAGCGTTTCGCTCATTGTATTCACGCGCGGCAAGTTTGTTGTGCAGCTTCTCTTCTCGCGATGTTTTCTTGGTCGCTGCCGCTTCCTCCTCCGGGCGCGTGCTAGTTCGGCTGTAGAATCGGACGCCGAGATGGTTGCTTGGCGTAATTTGTAGAGAAGGTCGTCCCGCCAAAAGAAGCTTTCCGCCAGTTCGAAGCATGGCTCCGAGACAAAAGGGCACTCGGTGAGAGATCGCTCGAAAGTAAAAACACTTGACTGGCTGGATCAAATTATGATACACAGCCTCTTGCTCGCTATCGACTACTCGCGCCGAGTTAGCGGTGTTGTATTTCGGGCCTGCCGGCGATAGCACCATAGGCCTAGAAACCGTTCATTTATATTCACAAAGGATAGGGATTCCTTGTGCTTAACATAAACTCCCAATGTAATGAATCGAAAAACCTGTAAAGGGAACCAAATC
The Phaeodactylum tricornutum CCAP 1055/1 chromosome 7, whole genome shotgun sequence DNA segment above includes these coding regions:
- a CDS encoding predicted protein, yielding MDAPKPKSQEVVPQESSMPASRSLSKDQEKTVVECARLLGTTTSSLARTAVRPRELALLFSEAVTDHDVVLTLPSLDCRVGIENDQVGNPLPDVGEPGPRVPEHSSGEASTDAVENVPNKPLMAASVLVKAVDDASILEHQAEKHLGKLTSWTKSTLVYAPEAMATNVSDSFSFLMDSRLRSWTLLLLRHSLSTGDSESRTRLLRILSANVAVDAAETTLQTLPMPDSAACHPKEADVILPLLFETKISLTLQGKQETVVLRAPGTMSAYFGNNSITDIEDLQKVDVRLDTDIMLKAMVDQARLIIFKTVANATHTPLPLGVVSKASGSPKDVVSKGTRTEPASEGSNPSILTSTSLAGFRSALNLGSSTTSQYEDQTMRLQKARSSALRLNGVLHGKKAEPTRPPQPQRVRSVKWDTPATLPKLNSSLDPSPKKARLSQAATVSKLKSFRSFGRPHAGDFGSGPRNATFGEYGGRQGMWGRDGRMIHHPTPMQEGGAGGFVEVPVPEKNATFNLNSAMKTSQSAVGVEAGMPRTATALENWFLKSAT
- a CDS encoding predicted protein, whose amino-acid sequence is MRKGARDSRVTGAIFLKVVFVAECRRRRREAKAECRRRILAFFCDQRDGRARKEYTCVAPSRDKRKPDETPKIQTSSDEKPMVLSPAGPKYNTANSARVVDSEQEAVYHNLIQPVKCFYFRAISHRVPFCLGAMLRTGGKLLLAGRPSLQITPSNHLGVRFYSRTSTRPEEEAAATKKTSREEKLHNKLAAREYNERNASYKRQVSLLRSSYAGEVAQQRAADKAEQEALERELTRRRLERQRQKNIRSAQNALRQQELCEQREKEFNEHLGLMQQQRDAKHERFSAARQFVIDELEEEAPLWLTSPEEVEARFTPEATQLLWARPGGVLGAPNPSIDSHFWQYETHTWHMNRTYKSQRAALLEELEEMAYEEANVDAKFWTPERVEEQVQLEEKARLRAMVHSTGRTELLKKQRAMLDEENTISEGEIPKPEAVPSMRVLNDDMALEKEGARLLMEDPTRFFLFDKDASVPGEEKSGEGKYSGPTLGSPIGLRDTLRETFITVFPEPVGKFPRPDTRTEREKKQEEREARLLAAAQAESKSAETDVEMAAEDRSLEEMGPDLDYDNMKLNNGDEEWEKGLDPVADRDIINTPYDRRYSEDDIDWVLERLEGNVEHFEQQFSQEMLSLQQKTKAALEMEAKQNDGEKSELEPTSLEAALLSLSDKELMALADLDQRFADGEKFTDEEFSEAAKDISGLTEDQLRVAMTRDRTI
- a CDS encoding predicted protein produces the protein MNNRHGSIPNQGSDQSPLSLLVNAADNHEPPRGQQRDGGIMQGRGFAETLRLRGLGGDAGLSLEEQLYLQQHAQNAYGAPMSGGLLGQFRDQGIFSQYGGQQQQQQQLASLLGLGGGNNNHSADMRSALAAAQLRQHHHQQQQQPRLSHAEILALSRSGALNGLSGILGGMGGVRGPGSNSALASELEGLQRLEERRQQLLAASSQSPMVSSSRRPVEASSGMLREDPSERMVRQDHKVQHKKKASTAAVTSEAALSALPAGASNKDEMEKAPGSVIVPCRARGMPMDHNFKTAYFVIPENVKHGEELICSYFACRNAGIKFRYCSHCKVPVAKRNFRKRHKHGGEDIPKGPDDDSGGEDDHTDMKNGIPAQISTPYDNAVEADGISSHSADSDIHDKQPIETDAKTAGVRSSRSTMEKDQTMKTNSAMQKPVSPKKLIDKTGKDRHERWVALLATRPATKDGGSMSSWLMEVLAVSDLETPLPSTPAADKGKKNSYNGSKTESKKKKNPDLPVTKFSTIDPGSGSSNDASANEHSDRSKHSKPMDSKTKATGVFVGGIVKKKRSFDITKEESLSEGGSETFASGSFAEWKERKRQKKQAKSGSLSSKEDHEQN
- a CDS encoding predicted protein encodes the protein MMKSLFFLTFASIVFVVDAATKVAVIELGKGGTVRRTTAKSIESSVDGVASFWNALHGSGRRRLQHPGMTVVPDLFRKADSSVVIGVSGSGVDLSTMPLVAGLVSDESKNGVVGHMEISGHHCHALLSHLDQLEEAESLSIDLLEKHAKISGISGMKIVVDTPRASALDQQISVALLEMDEQAKASGQTIVVNLVVEESEDTGASSHRRLEGGGEEEGQEGGEQGGGEGGADNANGDGSSGQFAGYYGYGYYNAYGEWVTPYKTMFQIQYFNVVLWTSVGLTLILFSSIFMMMYMPLEPDTLLFGESAKLMED